A genomic segment from Deinococcus aestuarii encodes:
- a CDS encoding carbohydrate ABC transporter permease — MLKARTAAPPRVVKRRRGWESPWVGFAFVAPFMLGLTVLFLGPVLAVPVLSLLNWVLPDAPTWAGFSNYARLARDPEVLRSTWITALFVAGLVPLNIGLALGLALLLNVKARGVGLFRTLLFSPVVVPLVAWALVWRFVLQPDFGLVNNLLGRIGISGPNWLFEFPWALVAVIVSMVIEHVGLNMLIFLAALQGVPREVHEAAVIDGASRGQVFWKVTLPMISPTVFLTLVVTIIGALKAFAPIYVLTGGSDSASVLMVQMFKNGFKYFDFGYASGIAWVLFVVMLLLTVGQWQMRKRWVHYES, encoded by the coding sequence ATGCTCAAGGCGAGAACGGCGGCCCCCCCACGTGTGGTGAAACGCCGCCGGGGCTGGGAGTCGCCGTGGGTGGGCTTTGCCTTCGTGGCGCCCTTTATGCTGGGGCTGACCGTGCTGTTCCTGGGGCCGGTGCTCGCGGTGCCCGTCCTCTCCCTGCTGAACTGGGTCCTCCCCGACGCACCGACGTGGGCGGGCTTTTCCAACTACGCGCGGCTGGCCCGTGACCCCGAGGTGCTGCGCTCGACGTGGATCACCGCGCTGTTCGTGGCGGGGCTGGTGCCGCTCAACATCGGCCTCGCGCTGGGACTGGCGCTGCTGCTGAACGTGAAGGCGCGCGGGGTGGGCCTTTTCCGCACGCTGCTGTTCTCGCCCGTGGTCGTGCCCCTCGTCGCGTGGGCGCTCGTGTGGCGTTTCGTGCTGCAACCCGACTTCGGGCTGGTGAACAACCTGCTGGGGAGGATCGGCATCTCGGGGCCCAACTGGCTTTTCGAGTTCCCCTGGGCGCTCGTCGCCGTGATCGTCAGCATGGTGATCGAGCACGTGGGCCTGAACATGCTGATCTTCCTCGCCGCGCTGCAAGGGGTGCCGCGTGAGGTGCACGAGGCCGCCGTTATCGACGGGGCAAGCCGGGGGCAGGTCTTCTGGAAAGTTACGCTGCCGATGATCTCGCCCACGGTGTTCCTCACCCTCGTCGTGACGATCATCGGGGCGCTGAAAGCCTTCGCGCCCATCTATGTGCTGACGGGGGGAAGCGACTCCGCGAGCGTGCTGATGGTGCAGATGTTCAAGAACGGGTTCAAGTATTTCGACTTCGGCTACGCCTCGGGCATCGCGTGGGTTCTCTTCGTCGTGATGCTGCTCCTGACCGTGGGGCAGTGGCAAATGCGGAAACGCTGGGTGCACTATGAGTCTTAG
- a CDS encoding ABC transporter substrate-binding protein — protein sequence MRKARSLLILAALASGSALAQEKVTLRFTTWAGGDALKLLQSLAADYGKRNRNVTVEVESIPFGSYDQKITVQIAGGTPPDVGWVAERSVPGYIASRSLVNLRPTVASDASLVLNDYSPASLALWTRGDALYGLPFSFSPMLVYYNRDLFEKAGIPTPATLLRQNKWNYAAFEASASAIKKASPGAYGASLFRLDPQNWAGGILAAVYSNGGDVFGQDAASCALDSAGSVRAFELAQRMMRDGTAPRLGEQVTFASGRLGMYADQVSYSAQLKDVDFKWDVAPMPSGPSGRKTLLGQAGYAVFSASKHPREAQDFIKYLSSRAVMQRTAQFFPPPRRSLLNSSTFLKNPLISEASLRDAVLKQVGSARTLIVPTNWTQVNDVVVRNLERTLRPSANVGQELGRVCNEVDAVLKK from the coding sequence ATGCGAAAGGCCCGCTCCCTGCTCATCCTCGCCGCGCTCGCCAGCGGCAGCGCCCTCGCCCAGGAAAAGGTCACCCTGCGCTTCACCACCTGGGCGGGCGGCGACGCCCTGAAGTTGCTCCAGAGCCTCGCCGCCGACTACGGCAAGCGGAACCGGAACGTCACCGTCGAGGTCGAGTCCATCCCCTTCGGGAGCTACGACCAGAAGATCACCGTGCAGATCGCGGGCGGCACCCCTCCCGACGTGGGCTGGGTGGCGGAGCGGTCGGTGCCCGGCTACATCGCCTCCCGCTCGCTCGTCAACCTGCGGCCCACGGTGGCGAGCGACGCCAGTCTCGTCCTGAACGACTACTCCCCCGCCTCGCTCGCGCTGTGGACGCGCGGGGACGCGCTGTACGGGCTGCCCTTCTCCTTCTCGCCCATGCTCGTCTACTACAACCGCGACCTCTTCGAGAAGGCCGGAATTCCCACCCCCGCGACGCTGCTGAGGCAGAACAAGTGGAACTACGCCGCCTTCGAGGCCAGCGCGAGCGCCATCAAGAAGGCGAGCCCCGGCGCGTACGGCGCGAGCCTCTTCCGCCTCGACCCGCAGAACTGGGCGGGCGGGATCCTGGCGGCGGTCTACTCCAACGGCGGCGACGTGTTCGGGCAGGACGCGGCGAGTTGCGCCCTGGACAGCGCGGGCAGCGTCCGGGCCTTCGAGCTGGCGCAGCGGATGATGCGGGACGGCACGGCGCCGAGGCTCGGCGAGCAGGTCACCTTTGCGAGCGGGCGCCTCGGCATGTACGCCGATCAGGTGTCGTACAGCGCGCAGCTCAAGGACGTGGACTTCAAGTGGGACGTGGCGCCGATGCCCAGCGGCCCCTCGGGGCGCAAGACGCTGCTCGGGCAGGCCGGATACGCCGTCTTCAGCGCGTCGAAGCACCCCAGGGAGGCGCAGGACTTTATCAAGTACCTGTCGAGCCGAGCCGTCATGCAGCGCACCGCCCAGTTCTTCCCGCCGCCGCGCCGTTCCCTCCTGAATTCCAGCACGTTCCTCAAGAATCCGCTGATCAGCGAGGCGAGCCTGCGCGACGCGGTGCTCAAGCAGGTCGGCAGCGCCCGCACCCTGATCGTGCCGACGAACTGGACGCAGGTGAACGACGTGGTGGTCCGCAACCTCGAACGCACCCTCCGGCCCAGCGCCAACGTCGGGCAGGAACTCGGGCGGGTGTGCAACGAGGTCGACGCCGTGCTGAAGAAGTGA
- a CDS encoding LacI family DNA-binding transcriptional regulator — MPVTQQDVAEAARVSVSTVCLVLRDDPRISEHTRRRVLQAAQDLGYVARTALHAPGGVHHLGVLIAEGSAHPSADHFFGEVLRGVTEEAERGGHTVSVAAFGGHDLPRLVREGRAHGLILGGNPIAEGVLERVRALTIPSVFIGRYPGHLSLNAVLTDNPAGGQLATEHLLGLGRRRVGFISGDPTESFMNDDRLTGYRRALHLAGAQPGPLWFARGTAMGGVEGGARAVHDLLGSGADFDALFVAEDHMALGALRALRERGVCVPGDVAVVGYSDIHLAGLSDPPLTTVHVPRRRLGRTAARLLDDLLTGRVEPPLHITLPPRLVVRGSCGAVAQKSPRPPPASPHPSPPAAPTSPEV; from the coding sequence ATGCCCGTCACCCAACAGGACGTGGCCGAGGCCGCCCGGGTCTCGGTGTCCACCGTCTGCCTCGTGCTGCGCGACGACCCGCGCATCAGCGAGCACACGCGGCGGCGGGTGTTGCAGGCGGCACAAGACCTCGGGTACGTCGCGCGAACGGCCCTGCACGCGCCGGGAGGGGTGCATCACCTCGGCGTGCTGATCGCGGAGGGCAGCGCGCACCCCAGCGCCGACCACTTCTTCGGGGAGGTGCTGCGCGGCGTGACCGAGGAGGCCGAGCGGGGCGGGCACACCGTCAGCGTCGCGGCCTTCGGCGGGCACGACCTGCCGCGCCTCGTCCGCGAGGGCCGGGCGCACGGGCTGATTCTGGGCGGCAATCCCATCGCCGAGGGCGTGCTGGAGCGGGTACGGGCGCTGACCATTCCCAGCGTCTTCATCGGGCGCTATCCGGGGCACCTCAGCCTGAACGCCGTGCTGACGGACAACCCGGCAGGTGGGCAACTCGCCACCGAGCACCTGCTGGGGCTGGGGCGGCGGCGGGTGGGCTTCATCAGCGGCGATCCCACAGAGTCGTTCATGAACGACGACCGCCTCACGGGCTACCGCCGCGCGCTGCACCTGGCGGGAGCACAGCCCGGGCCGCTGTGGTTTGCGCGGGGTACGGCGATGGGCGGCGTGGAGGGCGGGGCGCGGGCCGTCCACGACCTGCTGGGCAGCGGCGCAGACTTCGACGCCCTCTTCGTCGCGGAGGACCACATGGCCCTGGGGGCGCTCAGGGCCCTGCGCGAGCGCGGTGTCTGCGTGCCGGGCGACGTGGCGGTCGTGGGCTACAGCGACATCCACCTCGCGGGCCTGAGCGACCCGCCCCTCACGACCGTCCATGTGCCCCGCCGCCGTCTGGGCCGGACCGCCGCCCGCCTCCTCGATGACCTGCTGACCGGGCGGGTGGAGCCGCCGCTGCACATCACCCTGCCGCCGAGGCTCGTCGTGCGGGGGTCGTGCGGCGCCGTGGCCCAGAAGTCTCCCCGGCCACCGCCCGCCTCACCGCATCCCTCTCCCCCAGCCGCCCCCACGTCCCCGGAGGTTTGA
- a CDS encoding carbohydrate ABC transporter permease: MSLRSLSRAAYYAVMVVLAVPFVFPTLWMIGASFKSNQAIFAEPLGLLPSRVDWANYAQVFRDYPFAAQYLNSVYIAVIVTLATLLLGALAGYGFARLNFPGRDLMFIACLSAMMLPSEAVSIPQFALFKAAGLVNTHAPVILLQIFGGTGALAVFLLRQHFLTVPRELDEAALIDGLGRWGIFWHVMLPLARPALVAVGIFAFLNSWNDYFNPLIYLNSGERFTLPLGLQGFTDPLGGIFWNLTLAASTLATLPLLLAFLVAQRHFVESLTSSGLKG, translated from the coding sequence ATGAGTCTTAGAAGCCTCTCCCGCGCCGCGTATTACGCGGTCATGGTCGTGCTCGCCGTGCCCTTCGTCTTCCCCACGCTGTGGATGATCGGCGCGTCGTTCAAGTCGAATCAGGCGATTTTTGCGGAGCCGCTGGGGTTGCTGCCGTCCCGCGTTGACTGGGCGAACTACGCGCAGGTCTTTCGGGACTACCCCTTCGCGGCGCAGTACCTGAACTCGGTGTATATCGCCGTGATCGTCACTTTGGCAACCTTGCTGCTGGGCGCCCTGGCGGGGTACGGCTTCGCACGGCTGAACTTTCCGGGGCGCGACCTGATGTTCATCGCCTGCCTGAGCGCGATGATGCTGCCTTCCGAGGCCGTCTCCATCCCGCAGTTCGCCCTGTTCAAGGCGGCGGGGCTGGTCAACACCCACGCCCCGGTGATCCTGCTGCAAATCTTCGGGGGGACGGGGGCGCTGGCGGTCTTCCTGCTGCGTCAGCACTTCCTGACCGTGCCGCGTGAACTCGACGAGGCCGCCCTGATCGACGGGCTGGGGCGCTGGGGCATCTTCTGGCACGTGATGCTGCCGCTGGCCCGCCCGGCGCTCGTCGCGGTAGGCATCTTCGCGTTTCTGAACTCGTGGAACGACTACTTCAACCCCCTGATCTACCTCAACTCGGGCGAGCGGTTCACCCTGCCGCTGGGGCTTCAGGGCTTCACCGATCCGCTCGGCGGCATCTTCTGGAACCTGACCCTGGCGGCCTCCACTCTCGCCACGCTGCCGCTGCTCCTCGCCTTCCTCGTCGCGCAGCGGCACTTTGTCGAGTCGCTGACCTCCAGCGGGCTCAAGGGTTAA